The nucleotide sequence AAATAGAAAAGTCGCCGAGGGGCAATCCTTTTAGGCGAACACAGAGGCACAGTTTCCCTTATCTATATTCTTGGCTCTGTTAACGCTAGTGTTGATTTCCGTTGCAGGTACTCGCTTTCACCCAAGGGCACAAGTGCGACATCTGTTCCTGCTTCCCTCCGGTCGCACTCACAGTGTCTTCTTTGCCGCGGGGCGGGCGGTGAGCCTCCCCGCAGTCATCCATGTATCGCAAAATCAGCTCTACACCACAGAGAATGAAAATGGTTTTTGTGTGGCTATACTGATTTTACGGCTGGATGAGGAAGGTCGAGACTCCTTGGTGTGTAAGAGCCCTCCCCGCAGTCTGACTCCTTCGACCACGGTGCATCACGGACTGTTGCTCCCTTTACGGGAAGCACTCATGGTAGATTAACCCTATTCTGGTTGTTGCGCCAGCCTCTAATTTGATTTGCCGTAGAAAGGATGTTTTCAATGGATGTACTCATTGAGAATGCATGTGGTTTAGATGTCCACAAGGACTCCATTACTGCATGTGCCATTACACCAAAAGGAAAGGAGATTGAAACGTTTTCAACCAAAACCATCTACCTAATTGAATTGGTAGATTGGATCAAGAGACGTAAGTGTACCCATGTGGCAATGGAAAGTACAAGTGTTTATTGGAAACCCATTGTCAATTTATTGGAAGCAGAAGATATTGAGTTTTTAGTTGTGAATGCTCAACACATTAAGGCTGTTCCCGGGCGTAAAACCGATGTGAAAGATGCCGAATGGATTGCCAAATTACTTCGCCACGGTTTGCTTAAAGCCAGTTTCATTCCTGATCGGGCCCAGCGGGAATTACGTGAACTTGTTCGTTATCGACGCAGCGTTATTGAAGAGGGTGCGAGACAACAGAACCGCATCCAAAAAGTGTTAGAAGGGGCTAATATCAAGCTTGGCTCTGTTGTTTCTGACATTATGGGGGTTTCCGCTCATGATATGCTTCGGTCCATAGCTGAGGGAAATGAAAATCTTGAAGAGTTATCAAACTTTGCAAGGGGAGTAATGAAGAAGAAAAAAGATGAATTGAAACTCGCGCTTCAAGGATATATTCACGAACACCAACGATTCATGATAAAGACAATTCTAGATCATATTGACTTCTTATCGGATCAAGTTGATCAATTGGACAAAGAGATAGCGAAAAGGATGGAAGACTCTCAAGAAGATATAGATCGGTTAGATTCCATTCCTGGCATCGGGAGAAAAATGGCAGAACATATGCTTGCGGAACTTGGCACAAATATAAAGGAGCAATTTCCAACTGCGCCTCAAATGTGTTCATGGGCGGGATTAGTCCCTGGAAATAACCAAAGTGCTGGAAAACGCAAGTCTTCTAAGACGATGAATGGAAACAAATATCTTAAGTCAGCACTGATTGAAGCAGCTCATTCTGTTCGAGGATCCAAAAACTATCTTGGCGCACTTTACCGGCGAACTGCTTCCCGCAAAGGTAAGAAGCGCGCAGGAATCGTTGTAGCTCATGCAATATTACGGATCTCCTATTACCTCTTAACACGAAAAGAAATGTATGTTGATTTAGGAGAAGATTACTTTGATAAACAAAGACAACAATCCGTTGTCAGGCATTCACTACGAAGATTAGAGAGCTTAGGTTACACAGTGACAATTGCTCAACCTGAAGTGTCTTAAGTTACTCTCCAACTTCAAGATCTCAGAATTTGGCGTTCTCCTCAAAAAAACAAATGAGCTGCGTCTTCTTTAGTATTGCCATTTTTTCATATTTTAGAGCTTTATTTTCATGGTAGGAGTCTCGCACCTTCCACTCCAATCAACTAGTGTAAAAAATCAACATTGAGCTTTAACACAGCCATATTCTTAAACTTGGCCGCTGAGCCGAAACGCTTCCTTGCTGCCAATTGATACTTAATTATACAGCGAGTAAAGCATAATACCCTCCAGAGCCTGGACCGGACAAAAAGAAAAAAGCCTCTAAACTAGAGGCTTTGGAGTTACTTATCAAATTACTTGTTCACTTCATTGTTAATTGCGAAAATAGTCGATTCAACATCACCATATGTTTCTTCTTTCCGGCTGTCTGTATATGTTATAAGAAATAATCTTCGTTCATAACTTACATTCATAACGTGAACGTTGTTGGAGTCGGAAAACTTAAGTGAAATGCTGCTCTTCGGATATTGGCTCATGGTCCTTAACATCAATGTTGTGTGACTGTTTGGCATCATGCCGCCTCCTTCCCGGGGAAGGTGATAGGACCCCTGATCGTTAAACAGAGTATAACATACATAACCTTTTATTGAAAACGAACCCAGGATTACAAAAAGATGTCAACCATGTTACTTATAAAACAATTTTTTCACTTTTGCGGATCAATCCTTCCACCTGCTTCACCAGCGGAATCACTTCTGACCAGCTCGTCCCGTTCGTGATATCCCGGGCATGGGCAAGATTATTCCGCAGCTTCTCAATCTGTTTGAACAATTTTTCCCCTTGCGTTTTCGATTGCAGCTGCAGCTGCTCGATTATCTCCTGTGTATCGAGCAGGATTTCCCGTTTATCGCTCAATTGCAGGTTATCCAGGAGGTCCATCTCCTCATTCCGTTCTTTTTGCTGCG is from Bacillus marinisedimentorum and encodes:
- a CDS encoding IS110 family transposase — its product is MDVLIENACGLDVHKDSITACAITPKGKEIETFSTKTIYLIELVDWIKRRKCTHVAMESTSVYWKPIVNLLEAEDIEFLVVNAQHIKAVPGRKTDVKDAEWIAKLLRHGLLKASFIPDRAQRELRELVRYRRSVIEEGARQQNRIQKVLEGANIKLGSVVSDIMGVSAHDMLRSIAEGNENLEELSNFARGVMKKKKDELKLALQGYIHEHQRFMIKTILDHIDFLSDQVDQLDKEIAKRMEDSQEDIDRLDSIPGIGRKMAEHMLAELGTNIKEQFPTAPQMCSWAGLVPGNNQSAGKRKSSKTMNGNKYLKSALIEAAHSVRGSKNYLGALYRRTASRKGKKRAGIVVAHAILRISYYLLTRKEMYVDLGEDYFDKQRQQSVVRHSLRRLESLGYTVTIAQPEVS